In the genome of Bradyrhizobium ottawaense, the window CACATCAGCCGGTAATGAAGCCGATATCGCCGCGGCAAGTTCCCGTCGGTCCCGCTCGGCCGCAAATGCCCCGCGGGAGCGCAGGGCAATCGCATACGGCATTTTCCGCCAGCCGAGCGCGCGCCTCGTCCTTCGAGACGACCGCTTTGCGGTCTCCCAGGATGAGGCTAAGCGGCATCGGTGCCCGTTGAGAGTGCTGCCGCACACTCCGTCCTCATCCTGAGGCCCGCCAACGGCTTGCGCCTCGAAGGATGGCCACAGAGAACGTCGCCGGAGCGAAATCCCGCCTCAGTTCGGACCGGGCATATTGCCCGCGAACTGCGGATAGCACTCGCGCAGTTCCTCGCGGATTCGCCCCCGGATCAAAGTAAGCGTCGCCTCGTCCGGCAGCGGCGTCGTGACCTCGCATCTCTCGTTGTCGTACGAGAATCCCGTCGTGCCTCGAATGTCGCGCCAACCATATCCCGGATGCGTGCTCTCGAGGCGGAAACGTCCCGCTTCCCGGTCGAAGGAAAACAACGCCGCATTGGTCAGCAGGGCATGAGGGCCGCCTCGCCGATAGACCGTCTCGTCGGTAACTCCAGGCGCGGAGACGAAGTCCACGCGCTCCACCAGGGATCGCAGGCTGTGCTCTTCGCGGAACAGAATGACCCGCGGCACCAGGAAGTACAGATAGGCGGAGCCGAACGAGCCGGGCCACCTGACCGGATTGTTCGGATAGTCGCCGGTGCCAACGAGATTGACGTTGCCCTGACCGTCGATCTGGCCGCCGCCGAGAAAGAAGGCGTCAAGGCGCCCCTGCGCAGCGCAATCGAACAGCTCCTCGGCACCGCCAGTGAAGGAATTGTGCTTGACCGACCCGAGGATCGAGACCTGCACGTGCTCCAACCCGTCACGCTGGTTGAGCGCGCGCAAGAGCATCGCTCCCGCCGCCGGCATCGGCGAGGATTGGCCGACTGCAACATGCCGCACGCCCTTCAGCAGCCGCGAGATCGTGTAGATCATCAACTCGCGGCTGGTGCACGCCTCGCTCATGCCGCGCTCCTCGCGCCCCGCATGTAGGCCTGGAACCCTTCCGGCGAGCGCGCCGCGCGCGCGTATTTCTCGACTTCCTGTCCATCCCTGGGATATTCGGCGTAAAGCCCGGTGGGCCATCCACCGTTCTTCAGCTGTGCCACCGCGCTCACATAGATCGCGGGCAGGACGCCCGCGGCCATCTTCTCGTCCTCGAGCAGCGACGTCTCGGAGATGCGCTCCACGGTCACGAAAGCCCGCTTCGACGCATGGGCCAGCAGCATCGTTTCGCGCCGGCGGCCCAGCCGCACATTGCCGAACCTGTCTGCTTCAGGCGCATGAAACAAAGCGACATCGGGCTGGATCGCCGAGACCACGACGATCTTCTCGCCGTCGTCGAACGGATTGGACGTCACCTTCCAGTCGTCGCGCTTCTCCAGGACGTCGCTGCCGATGATGCCGCGGATCGGCATGAACGGAACGCCCTTCTCCGCGGCCGTCAACCCTGCGAACACCGCGGGACAAGTGGCATCACGGAGGCGAATAGATCCGTCGCGGACAGCCCGGCTGAAGCAGGGCGCGCCGCCGGCTTCGCCGAGACTGACGGCGCTCGTCTCCAGCGTTGCCACGGCGCCGGCGCCGATGAGCATGTCGACCTGCATGCCGCCGATCGGTGCGCAGACCACATGGAGATCGCGAATGCCGCGATCGATCAGCATCCGAACCAGTCCTGGTGCCGCGGCGTAATCGTCCGGCGCCAGGCCGAGCTTGCATCCCGAGGGTATCATCTCCGCCATCTCTCGCGGCGTTACGAAGTCTGTCATCTCTTCACCTCTCCCTCGATTTCCAGTCAGGCCCATCGAACAAGATCGACGTCCGGACACGTCCGCATCATTTGAGCCGTGGCGCCGCCGGTTGTGAACATGCGAATCCGGTCAACCACGTCCCATGTTGTAGAACTCCGGGTTCGGACGCATGCTGGTGACGTTGGCAAGCCGGTTGGAGAGACCGAAGAAGGCCGAGATCGCGGCAATGTCCCAGATGTCGTCTTCCGTGAACCCGTGCGATTTCAGCGTGGCGAAATCGGATTCGGAAACCTTGTAGGCCTCGGTCGAAACGCGCACGGCGAAATCGAGCATCGCCTTCTGCCGGTCGGTGATATCCGCCTTGCGGTAATTGACCGCGACCTGGTCGGCGATCAGCGGATCCTTGGCGCGGATCCGCAGGATCGCGCCATGGGCGACGACGCAATACTGGCATTGATTGAGGTTGCTGGTCGCAACCACGATCATTTCCCGCTCGGCCTTGGTGGTGTTGCCGGGCTTGTCCATGAGCGCGTCGTGATAGGCAAAAAATGCGCGAAACTCGTCCGGCCGGTGCGCCAGCACGAGAAAGACGTTCGGGATGAAGCCGGACTTCTCCTGGACGGCGACGATGCGGGCGCGGATGTCCTCTGGCATGTCGGCCAGATCAGGGACAGGGAAGCGGCTGATGGCAAGTGCCTGGGTCATGGCCTGGTTATCCTCGGTACTCGTCGATGGAAATCGGTACGATCACGCGTTCCTTCGCCTGGATCATGGCGAGAAATCCTCGCGCGAAGACGTCGAGCGCGTCGGGGCGCCTTTCCAGCTTCGCCCGCAGCACCGCGCCCTCCCAGCCGATCCAGAAGAACTGCGCGAGGCTGTCGCAATCGACGCCTTCGGGGACGTCGCCCGCCTGCTGCGCCGCGCGGAGGCAGCGTGAGGTCCGCGCCTCCCAATCCCTGAAGACGGCGGCGAGGCGCTTTCGGAACGGCTCCGGCAGCGCCCCCATCTCTTGCCCGAGATTGCCGACGAGACAGCCACGTCGATAGCCGTAGCGAGCCATGCCCGACCGCGCGTCTGCGATGAAATCGCGCAGGCGATCCAGCGGAGCCCGCTCTATGTCGTCGAACCATCGATCCAGCTTGCGGGCGAAATAGGCGGCATAGGCATCGATCAGCTCGAGGCCAAAAGCCTCCTTGCTGCCGAAGTAATGATAGAACGACCCTTTCGGCACGTCCGCGGAATCCAGGATCTCCTCGACGCCGACGGCGCTGAATCCCTTCTCGGTCAGTATAGCAACGCCCGTCCGCAACAGACGCGCGCGCGGCGCATTCGGCTGCGACTGGTCCTTGGGAGGACGCCCCCGTCGGCGCGGCTCTGGAACCGAGGCTGCTCTATTCATCATGATTTATTAGACCGACTGTCTTGCAAAATCAACCGCTCGTCGTCCCAAGGCTCAACTCTCCCGCGGACCGCATTCGTCACCGGCTGCAGTTCGAGACATCTTGCCGTTAGACTCCCCGCGCCAAACGTGGACAATAACCCGGGCACGTTACGTGCGCAGTGCACACCAAGATGCGCCAGGGGAAACGAAAATGCCGGCTGCCTTTCCGTCGTCCGAACCCACCATTCCGACCGCTCCCTTGACGGCCGAGATG includes:
- a CDS encoding CoA transferase subunit A; this translates as MTDFVTPREMAEMIPSGCKLGLAPDDYAAAPGLVRMLIDRGIRDLHVVCAPIGGMQVDMLIGAGAVATLETSAVSLGEAGGAPCFSRAVRDGSIRLRDATCPAVFAGLTAAEKGVPFMPIRGIIGSDVLEKRDDWKVTSNPFDDGEKIVVVSAIQPDVALFHAPEADRFGNVRLGRRRETMLLAHASKRAFVTVERISETSLLEDEKMAAGVLPAIYVSAVAQLKNGGWPTGLYAEYPRDGQEVEKYARAARSPEGFQAYMRGARSAA
- a CDS encoding CoA-transferase — protein: MSEACTSRELMIYTISRLLKGVRHVAVGQSSPMPAAGAMLLRALNQRDGLEHVQVSILGSVKHNSFTGGAEELFDCAAQGRLDAFFLGGGQIDGQGNVNLVGTGDYPNNPVRWPGSFGSAYLYFLVPRVILFREEHSLRSLVERVDFVSAPGVTDETVYRRGGPHALLTNAALFSFDREAGRFRLESTHPGYGWRDIRGTTGFSYDNERCEVTTPLPDEATLTLIRGRIREELRECYPQFAGNMPGPN
- a CDS encoding TetR/AcrR family transcriptional regulator gives rise to the protein MRTGVAILTEKGFSAVGVEEILDSADVPKGSFYHYFGSKEAFGLELIDAYAAYFARKLDRWFDDIERAPLDRLRDFIADARSGMARYGYRRGCLVGNLGQEMGALPEPFRKRLAAVFRDWEARTSRCLRAAQQAGDVPEGVDCDSLAQFFWIGWEGAVLRAKLERRPDALDVFARGFLAMIQAKERVIVPISIDEYRG
- a CDS encoding peroxidase-related enzyme (This protein belongs to a clade of uncharacterized proteins related to peroxidases such as the alkylhydroperoxidase AhpD.), which produces MTQALAISRFPVPDLADMPEDIRARIVAVQEKSGFIPNVFLVLAHRPDEFRAFFAYHDALMDKPGNTTKAEREMIVVATSNLNQCQYCVVAHGAILRIRAKDPLIADQVAVNYRKADITDRQKAMLDFAVRVSTEAYKVSESDFATLKSHGFTEDDIWDIAAISAFFGLSNRLANVTSMRPNPEFYNMGRG